Proteins encoded together in one Lycium ferocissimum isolate CSIRO_LF1 unplaced genomic scaffold, AGI_CSIRO_Lferr_CH_V1 ctg14484, whole genome shotgun sequence window:
- the LOC132042280 gene encoding uncharacterized protein LOC132042280 yields the protein MEPFQQAYKLESYRRRLGLETAICNVSGKIWVFIDEEYEVSVLIDSVQQLTLKLFNWDLNIEMVVTLVYANCDRTERIELWDSLYNLASDMSVPWLVGGDFNVITDEDEKYGGLPVSLNEVEDFRHCIQTCNLTDLGYKGSVFTWWNGRGADDCVFKRLDRCLGNFELQQLFPGLEITHLIKLGSDHSPLLLECKQQVQQFKKSFKFLNFWTKHVTFLDVVKENWETDVVANSFMTFNVKLKKLKKILSVWSKATYGDIFQQITNLEEVIKAHEVLFKADPSFANREKLMKVQAELTRVLHLEEEFWKQKAGMSWFEDGDKNSKFFHAHVNGRRKMLQLKRIQNSAGQWIDNE from the coding sequence ATGGAGCCATTTCAACAAGCTTATAAGTTGGAAAGTTACAGAAGGAGGTTGGGGCTAGAGACTGCTATCTGCAATGTTTCTGGCAAAATATGGGTCTTTATTGATGAGGAATATGAAGTTTCTGTATTGATTGATAGTGTACAGCAGCTCACTTTGAAGTTGTTCAACTGGGATCTTAATATAGAGATGGTGGTCACACTGGTTTATGCTAACTGTGATAGAactgaaagaattgaattgTGGGACTCTTTATATAATCTTGCTTCTGACATGTCTGTTCCATGGCTAGTAGGTGGTGACTTTAATGTCATTACTGATGAAGATGAGAAGTACGGTGGATTACCAGTATCTTTGAATGAAGTTGAAGATTTCAGGCATTGCATTCAAACATGTAATCTCACTGATTTGGGGTACAAGGGAAGTGTTTTTACATGGTGGAACGGGAGGGGGGCAGATGATTGTGTATTCAAAAGGCTGGATAGGTGCTTGGGTAATTTTGAACTTCAACAGTTGTTTCCAGGTTTGGAAATCACACATTTGATCAAGTTGGGATCAGATCATTCTCCtttgttgttagaatgtaagCAGCAAGTCCAACAGTTCAAGAAATCTTTCAAATTCTTAAACTTTTGGACCAAGCATGTTACTTTTCTTGATGTTGTAAAGGAGAATTGGGAAACAGATGTGGTTGCTAATTCCTTTATGACATtcaatgtaaagttgaagaaattgaagaaaattttatCAGTTTGGAGCAAAGCTACTTATGGTGATATATTTCAACAGATAACCAATTTGGAAGAAGTTATTAAGGCTCATGAAGTACTTTTTAAAGCTGACCCTTCCTTTGCTAATAGGGAAAAGCTAATGAAAGTGCAGGCAGAACTTACTAGAGTCTTGCATTTGGAGGAAGAATTCTGGAAACAGAAAGCAGGCATGAGCTGGTTTGAAGATGGTGATAAGAACTCAAAATTCTTCCATGCACATGTAAATGGTAGAAGAAAGATGTTGCAGTTGAAGAGAATTCAAAATAGTGCTGGCCAGTGGATTGATAATGAGTAG